In a single window of the Cucumis melo cultivar AY chromosome 11, USDA_Cmelo_AY_1.0, whole genome shotgun sequence genome:
- the LOC127143981 gene encoding uncharacterized protein LOC127143981 codes for MDYLSRLLINLAEKGKINGVNFGPNLNLTHILFADDILIFVEDKEDYVSNLKMILHLFESASDLNINLSKSTIFPINVPTDRANSIVDSWGISKGQLPTTYLGMPLGGKPSSSNFWDNILQKIQKKLRSWKYSQLSKGGRIL; via the coding sequence ATGGACTATCTCAGCCGTCTTTTGATCAACTTagcagaaaaaggaaaaatcaaTGGAGTAAACTTCGGTCCTAACCTTAATCTTACCCACATCCTTTTTGCGGATGACATCCTCATCTTTGTAGAGGATAAGGAGGACTACGTATCAAATCTCAAAATGATCCTGCATCTTTTTGAATCTGCTTCGGACCTTAACATCAATCTGTCCAAGTCTACTATCTTCCCCATAAACGTCCCGACAGATCGTGCAAACTCTATAGTGGACAGTTGGGGAATAAGCAAAGGCCAACTCCCGACAACTTACCTCGGCATGCCTTTAGGCGGGAAACCATCCTCTTCTAATTTCTGGGACAATATACTTCAGAAAATTCAGAAAAAATTGAGAAGTTGGAAATACTCTCAGCTATCCAAAGGCGGCAGAATCCTCTGA